TGGAGTCAAACCAGGAGGTTTCCCAGGTAATCTCTCAGCGTGTCAAATTCCTGACATCAATCAGAGGTACCTATCCGTGTTATCCAGGTAAGGCTTAGAATTTGGTGTTAATTAAAATTGAGTCACCGAGGCAGCAGCAAATGGAAATTCAAGAGCACTAAAAGGATTCAAAGACTCAAATCCTCAGAGCAGGTcacgggaaaaaaaaaaaaaaaaaaaaaaatcaatgtttaCCTAAAATGCCTGTGTGCATGTGGATGGTGATGTAAAGGGAGCAGTCAGAAGGTAGGAAGGTGCGGGGACAGTTCAGCCCTGCCACAACCATCATCTTTCTGCAGAGGTGACACTTCATTTAAACCTCTGCTGTCACCCTCACCGCCAGTTCTTCTCCTGTGCACTTATTTAAGACTAAAGGCATTGCCTCTGGGCAAATCCAGCATGGGCTGAGGTGGAGTGTTCAGGATCCAACCCCAGGGTGCTGCGCAGGGAgctctcctgtcctgcccttgggccaggcaggctgctctgcccagtTTCTAGTGAGGCCTAGTCCAATGttctgcagcccaggagctTGGGTGGGGGGTGAGAGGGTGTTTATTGTGACAGGCTTTAAGTCACGGTGCCCTCACTGTGTGACCAGGTCGTGGGCTGTCTGCTCTCATGCCTGTCTCACAGAGGGCAATGGCACTTCTGTGCCAAAAGAGATGGAAATGAAACAATTCCGTGGCTCTGGCTGGTGCAAAGAACCCCCGTGGTGTGCTCTGTGCCTTGGGATAGGTTTGGATTTTCTGGTCTTTCACTTGGCAATGATTACAGGATCCTCTGTGCCCCCCATTTTGGGGGGACACAAACTGCCCACTGGCAGAGCTGTCTCCTGTACCTGCTGCATTAGCCCTCACTGGCTGATGGGCCCCTCAAACACTTCTGTTGTTTGCCAATCCTGTCCTCCACTGAGACTCTCTCATGATTGTCCCACTTTTCAGGGGTGTTTTTTACCTCTATCTACCTGCTCCCCAATTACTCCCCTCAGTTTCAGTGCCCAATGACAGGGCTGTCAGGGAGTGACTCGTGAGCGCAGGCTGAGCTGAAAGGTGCAATTTAGGAGGCTCATGTCCCATTTGGGGGGAATTTagtgctgccaggagcccagcagggatcaTTGATTTAGCTCTTCCTATAGACCAAACCCCAGCACTCACTGCTGAActgctggagcatctctccagGGAAAAAGCTGTGGCCAGTCCAGATATTCTGTGGGGTCCCTGCCCAGTTTCCAGTGATGGATGGGAAACTGCTACTGCATCCCAGGAGAACTTGAGTAATTTCCTACTGAAAGCTTTTAAAACAGGGACTTGCTTCCAAGGTAAGGCAGCTAAAATCCTATTGCTTGCCAGGCTTCTCAATAAAGTGGTGGCATAAGTGTGCCTGGGTGTGGAAATCTTACTTTAACCTGATTTCAGGGAGCAGTTGGCTGAGATTTTAGTTAAGATTTAAAACAGCCTGTGATgcatcaaataaaaaatatatttagaagCTTAAAGGTTGACTAAGCATGAagtaaaggaggaaaaaaggattaTAATGACAAGAAATAGGTAAGCGGCCTTGGTTCTAATGAAGCAGGGTGGAaatgatatataaataaaaatatatatatgtataaaaatacagAGCCATTGCCAACTTGCTGTGAATGCCTCACCTGCCATTTGCATCTTCTGATTTACAGTTACAATTTGGCTTTGGAGTGAAATGTTTTCTATTCCCAGCTCGAGTGGATGAGTAATCCACAGCTAAGTCTGCTGTTTATTCCAGTCATCCTGCTGATAGCCTTGTTCTCCATCATTTGAAGTTTgaaatctttttaaaagaaacacctATTTCAAAAAGCAATACCTACAAACTATTTCCTTTGGCCCCAGCTCAGCCTATGCAGATAAATGACTCTGAGGGGCGGATAAGCAGTTGAAGTTCATTGAGAGGAgatgtgtgtgcagctctgagATTGGCACATCTGCCTGGGATTGTCTAtttcaaaatgagaaatttGCTTCTCAAGGTgcacttgtttttctttatgaaaataaatgtcagtaagaaaaaattatttgattgCAACTGGCTATTTTTAAGGGTGTATTTTCTTCCACAGCTCCTTTCTCCCAGCTGAAAACTTACTAGGATATTCGGGCTTATTTGGAGATGAACCACTCTGAGGTATGTCATATAAAATAGGATGGAAATATTGATGGATGAAAACGTTAAATACTTAAAGAGTAAGTTCTATTACCTTAATTCACAAATATCCCCAGAGTTCCCAGCTCAAGCCCTGCATGGCCCAGACCAAACACCTCCTGCACCAGTCCCTgtggaactgggaatggggggtttggggtggctgcagctccccctTACTCTGGAAGAGAAGCCAAGAGGAGCCCAGAATCCCATGGGCTGTGCACAGGGTCCCTGTGGAACAGCATTTCAGGTTTTTAGTCAGTGGCTCCCTTCCTGGTTCCCTATGGCATGGATGATCCATGAATTTCTCAGGCACTCACAGACCAATGTCCTGTTCTTTTTGCCATCCTTCAGGGGCTGTGTTTTGCCCCTGGGAATTTCTCACTTTTCAGCAGACCAGGGATCATTTTCCAAAGTGGGAAACCTTGGGAACTGGGATTACTAAGCTCAGGACAAGGGAAGAACAAATTTTTTAGCACTTAGCACACTGAATGTTCTTCATGGACAGCTACACGCTCCTGCTGTTCCTTCCATCTCTGAAGTCtccttatttttgtttcagcCTCAGAGGATCCTGTGAGGGTATTTCACACATAAAAATGAAGACATCAGGATGACAAACCCAGCAGGTTGTGCACAGGGGTGAGGCAGTGGTGGCTGCTCCGGGGGATTTCTTCCACGTGCCCAACATGAAAATAATGGCATCACTTCATAATGGCTTGGAACTGCTGCTCTAACGAgggaaaactgaatttctctACCCAGAGGTACACAATTGTCCTGGTCAGGCTGTGAGATGTTACATTGTGGATTTGTCCATGGAGGCTGTGTCTGAGATTCCAGCAGGGAATGAGCCTCCTGTGCTTGGGAACCCACTGTGGGTTGGGGCAGTTTTCACTCTGGGAGCCTCCCTCCCACTTTATTCCTTTGCAGATTATCTCTGGTGTATTAAATGAAGGAGGGAGGCCTTGCTCTTATCAAGTTACCACGTGGAAGCAGATTACTGTTATTCATCCTCTTATACCAATTAGGTATTgcataattttttctctttccttagATGATTTATATTTCTGTCCTCTGTGCCTCTCTCGATTATTTATCACTGCTTGTTTTAGCAGGCAAGGCCCCTGTGAAAACACAAGGCACTGTCTTAATTTCTCCTTCCAGCCAATCCTTCTCCCCCTCAGCTTCAGGATAATAGAAATCCATGGAGCTTTTCCATTTCCTGTCATCTGCAGTGTTTGCAGAGCCACTTCCCTATGCCTGCACAGCCAAAATTTCATTAGTGCAACTGGGATGAGACTCAGCTCCAGTTTTGCCTCGAGGCTGTTTACAACTTCTTGTTTACCAGCTATGGACAGAAACTATTCCAGAGATCATTACTGAAGTGATTAGAAGCTGCTGCCTCACAGCACAGTGTCAGAAACcgagagaaaacacaaaatatgtATCCAAAATAACCATTATTCCTCCTGCTTTTAGTGTGATAAGGGACAGCCCTGTCATGGAGTGACCAAGAACTTCTGCCTCGGATCATCAGAGACCCCTGGAAAAGCCAAACTCCCGCAGGTAAGGGAGGAAAGGCACctctggggacagcccagggacagctgggcATGGGGACTGGGAATGTGGTGGGAGCCAAAAGCCACCTTCTCCTGGCCACAGTGTCTCCCtaaagcagctcctctgggaagcAAAAGATTATGGCAGAAAACTAGTGggtaatagtaataataatagtaatgtggtgaagagcagcaaagggagcaacaggaatgctgctttttaatggAGAGACCATCTCCTGGGATTTATAAAGCCCATCTCCAGGTCTGGGATTAAAGGAGCAGTGTAAACTCATGTTGTCAAACATCTGTGTTGGCATTCTGTCAGAGTTCCCCACCTTGAACCCAGATTGGGGTGCAAGAGCACCAGTGCTGCTTCCTTGAGGGATCAGGAAAATGGGCATTAAAGCTCTTCTCACAAGGCTGACTCTGAGCTCTGTCTGGGGAAAGCATTTGGCACATCAGACATCTCAATAAGATCACCTCCAATGATTTTGAAAGCATGTTGAGTAAAAACTAATCAAGATAAATAAGACTTGGTCTGTAAGGACAGCCCCACAGAACGTACAACTATCCCTACACTTGTTCAAACCAACAAGCAGGTGGTTTTTGGTGAGGGACTCCAGATTTTTgtctccctgcctggctgtgcaggcatTTAATAAGTCTGTAAAATACAGACCCATTAAGacactgcactgctgctgaTTTCTGGACAGGCGTAAGAGAGCAGAACATGATGGGTTTTCACTGCTCTGTTTGTTCCAAACCTGAGGCACAGCagaataaatactttttttttactgcactTAATTCTTGAGAGTAAAGCACTTGCAGAGGCTTTGCTGAGCTTTCATACAAACTCATCAGGATTCAGATAACTTGTGCCTAAATTTAAATCCCATTTCTATTAAGAAATCTTGAAAGCACCTGTGCTCACACTTTAATTTCATTCCTGCTGCCACCAATTAATTTTGCCCCCTGCTTCTTTAGGCATCCTCATCTGGGAGACAAAATATATGTGGAAAAGAATTTGGAATGCTGCCTCCAAGTCAAGTTAGCTGCTTGGAAATGAACCCAGCTCTCTTGTAGCTCAGCATGTTTCAGACACAATGTGGTCCTTCTTGATTGCAGCCTTGGAGTTAGGTAGCTTGActagcagggagcagggaattAAATCACCCAGCTGCACACAAAACCATGTCCATGACATGGGGCTGGATTTGAATACTTGCAGGCAGAAGGCTTGTGCCACTTGAGAAAGCTTTAATCCCTGTTTTTCAGTGCTGGAGTTAGTGACTTTTTAGTGATTATTGCTCAGCCACCTACCTCACTGCTGCCAGGGTGCAAGTGAATTTCATGCTTATTTCAGCACACAGTGGAcccaaaacagaaaacaatgcGATAATAATACTGATAATAATATTATCACATTGCTTCAGATCAATTGCAAGCAGACTAAAATGGCCTCTTTACAAATATCTTTTAGGGCACATTAGAACACAAGGAGGAGAATGGACTCAAACTCCTCGTTGGATTGGCCTCACTTGGATTTGCTGAATTACAACAGGATGTACAAGTACCTTTACCTGGAAGGAAATGTCTCCTACGTGGACTTCTACCTCCACCAGCCTTGGGTGGCTGCTGTCTTCATCACCTCCTACCTGCTCATCTTCCTCCTGTGCATGGTGGGCAACGGGGGGGTTTGTTTCATCGTGCTGTGGAGCAGGCACATGCGCACGGTCACCAACTTGTTCATCCTGAACCTGGCTGTCAGTGACTTGCTGGTGGAGCTCTTCTGCATGCCCACCACCCTCCTGGACAACATCATTGCAGGTGGGCTGGCTGCCCGTGGGGTGGGGAGAGCTAGGGGCGTGTGTCTAGGGAGCTCTGTGGGCATTCTGAgtcagtggaaggtgtccctgcccatggcacgaTGTTCCTGGCCATGGCTGGAACTCCATGATCTTGCCTTCCATCCAAACCACCCCATGAGTCTACAGTTCTACTCAGGAAATGGAAGATGAGAGCGAATGATTTTAAGCAGAGTCCTGCAGTGAGATGTCAGCAATTCCAAAATGCCTGTTTCCTTGCAGGGTGGCCCTTTGGGAGCCTGGTGTGCAAGATGAGCAGGATGGTCCAAGGCATCTCTGTTTCTGCCTCTGTCTTCGCTCTGGTTGCTATTGCCATGGACAGGTAAGATGCTGCAGAGTCTGTAACCACCAGTGTCGTCTCCCCTGGCCCCCTGACCACTCTGAGCCCAGTCACTAACCCTCCCAACCCTCCCACAACAAATCCGATGCATTTTGCTCctaagcaaaataaaatctgtgcaGGTCTAAAGAGCAATCTACTCCTCCACTGGTGTCCCTTAAAGAGAGTGGAACTGGGCTATCCCAGCCTGCCTGCAATTGGTTTGTTTCTCAGCCATGAAGCTGGATTGCACAGGCAGCAACTGCCAGGGAGGATGAAAGACAGGCAGTTCAAAATGCGTGTGCATCCCTGCCCGGGATAGGAGGCGTTCCTCACACGGCTTCTCcggtgcctgtgctgcaggttcTGGTGCATCGTGCACCCCTTCAAGCCGAAGCTGACCGTCCCCGCCGCCACCATCGCGGTGATCTGGGCGCTGGCCGTGGCCATCATGTGTCCCTCGGCGGCAGGAGAAGcgcttccagctgctcctgggcatgGGCAACGCCACCCGCCCGGTGTTCTGGTGCCGGGAGGAGTGGCCCGAGCCGGCCATGAGGAAGGCCTACACCACGGTGCTCTTTGCCAACATCTACCTGGCTCCGGTGGTGCTCATCGTGCTCATGT
This sequence is a window from Melospiza georgiana isolate bMelGeo1 chromosome 5, bMelGeo1.pri, whole genome shotgun sequence. Protein-coding genes within it:
- the LOC131083645 gene encoding LOW QUALITY PROTEIN: neuropeptide FF receptor 2-like (The sequence of the model RefSeq protein was modified relative to this genomic sequence to represent the inferred CDS: inserted 2 bases in 1 codon); translated protein: MDSNSSLDWPHLDLLNYNRMYKYLYLEGNVSYVDFYLHQPWVAAVFITSYLLIFLLCMVGNGGVCFIVLWSRHMRTVTNLFILNLAVSDLLVELFCMPTTLLDNIIAGWPFGSLVCKMSRMVQGISVSASVFALVAIAMDRFWCIVHPFKPKLTVPAATIAVIWALAVAIMCPSAXQEKRFQLLLGMGNATRPVFWCREEWPEPAMRKAYTTVLFANIYLAPVVLIVLMYARIGVSLCHAAVPGPGKHGREQRRGAWRRKRKAIHMLVLVTLLFALSWLPLWSLMLLSDYSSLSDVQLRLINVYISPLAHWLAFSNSSVNPIIYGFCHRSFRRGFQAVLRLQLCSRPASAQPAPGQAALPAAPCPPAQDPPPHTTKGGNRVNKQQALLMEELEENGME